CCCCCGTCTGAATTAACTTGTGTAGATCGCTCTATATCCATGTGCCGTTCTGTCGGCACCGCTGCGGGTACTGCAATTTCAGCGTCGTTGCCGGACGCGATGACTTGATGGACCGTTTTCTCGGAGCGATCGAGATTGAGCTCCAACAGATCGCTGCGGCATCGGATTCAAAGCCCGAACTGGATACCGTCTTCATCGGCGGCGGAACACCAACCCACCTCGACGCTCGCCGACTTGAACGGCTCTGCGAAATCGTTTGCGACCACTTTCGTATCACGGCGAATGCCGAATGGAGCGTCGAAGCGAATCCCGAAGACATTAACGAGGAAAAGCTTTCGCTGCTTCATTCGCACGGGGTGAACCGAGTCAGTCTAGGCGTGCAGTCGTTCAACGACAGGAAGTTAAACATCCTGGAACGCGCACACGGTGGCAAACAAGTCCAGGGTATTGTCGAACTTGTTTCACAGACGATCGAAAACGTCTCGCTGGATCTGATCTTTGCCGCTCCCGATGAAACGATCGATGAATGGCAAAACGATTTGACCGTCGCGACATCGCTTCCGATCAAACACGCATCAACCTATGCGTTAACGTTCGAAAAGGGCACGTCGTTTTGGTCGCGTCGTCTGAAGGGAAGTCTGCAAGAAACTGCTGAAGAGTTGGAACTGCAGATGTATGACTTGGCGAGAAACCATTTTGCGGCAGCCGGATTAAGCCACTACGAAATCTCGAACTTCGCAAAGCCCGGCTTTCCGTGTCGACACAACCTTAGTTATTGGGAAGGGAGCGGTTGGTATGCGGCCGGTCCCGGTGCTGCTGGGTACGTCGACCACTTCCGAAACGTCAACCACCGCAGCACGTTTGCCTACCTGAAACGAATCGAGTCGGGACAGTCTCCCGTTGCCGAATCAGAAAAAGTCTCTTTCGAACAAGCCGCTCGAGAGGCGGCAGCGTTTGGAGTTCGGATGATCGGTGGTGTCGACCTGGACTTGATCAGCCAACGATACGACATCAACCTCTGGCAGCACTGCGATGCCGAACTTCAGATGATGATCGGGCAAGGATTG
This is a stretch of genomic DNA from Stieleria sp. JC731. It encodes these proteins:
- the hemW gene encoding radical SAM family heme chaperone HemW translates to MCRSLYIHVPFCRHRCGYCNFSVVAGRDDLMDRFLGAIEIELQQIAAASDSKPELDTVFIGGGTPTHLDARRLERLCEIVCDHFRITANAEWSVEANPEDINEEKLSLLHSHGVNRVSLGVQSFNDRKLNILERAHGGKQVQGIVELVSQTIENVSLDLIFAAPDETIDEWQNDLTVATSLPIKHASTYALTFEKGTSFWSRRLKGSLQETAEELELQMYDLARNHFAAAGLSHYEISNFAKPGFPCRHNLSYWEGSGWYAAGPGAAGYVDHFRNVNHRSTFAYLKRIESGQSPVAESEKVSFEQAAREAAAFGVRMIGGVDLDLISQRYDINLWQHCDAELQMMIGQGLIVRTESRIQLTEHGIHFADSVASELLG